A region from the Metarhizium brunneum chromosome 7, complete sequence genome encodes:
- the ustQ_1 gene encoding Tyrosinase ustQ, translated as MADTYMMLLEVEDSACPDPPIRREWRSLGAAEKQAYISAVKCLSDKPSKFDNSTSRFDDFALAHISEGLDIHYAAAFLPWHRHFIHTFEEALRAECLYTGSLAYWDWSLDAADLAQSPIWSTSGFGSDGTSTGERGVGNGHCVTDGPFANSTRNWQAEEIGSQFKISRNPHCLSRGFQIGDAKKKLQARVTPESIKSILEQDSYAEFFKELEDHAHNAIPQFIRGDFLLQTAPNDPVFYLHHAQVDRLWWLWQRRNNGSRMWQYHGPNSNVRLDETNQNNSASLEDVISLGKFGKTVAVRDVITLDAKRDAKQWAASSGDGDLDDKGAEAEANEMGAFGGASFRGDNEMALSSPDDLNSFRLGDEGGRSRAILAVDEIPRQFQVWAIKSQEASASKEIERMIQGIQGSHEAKDGSRQAAEHADIEGRDTGLLARVCLGPLTFYMEAGLKQAAGQLDRIRSGESGKNKGQHCQVIRGEGGTGKSRIIQALVALFEENGMLNKIIVTATSGAAAA; from the exons ATGGCAGACACCTACATGATGCTGCTTGAAGTGGAAGATAGTGCCTGCCCGGATCCGCCAATTCGAAGGGAATGGAGATCTCTCGGCGCTGCAGAGAAGCAAGCCTACATTAGTGCTGTCAAATGTCTTTCCGATAAGCCGTCCAAATTTGACAACAGCACTTCTCGGTTTGACGACTTTGCGCTGGCTCACATATCGGAAGGATTGGATATACACTATGCAGCGGCATTTCTGCCGTGGCATCGACACTTTATCCACACATTTGAAGAAGCTCTCAGGGCAGAATGCCTCTACACTGGCTCACTTGC CTATTGGGATTGGTCATTGGATGCCGCAGATCTTGCCCAATCTCCTATCTGGAGCACATCCGGATTCGGCTCCGACGGAACTTCGACTGGCGAGCGAGGAGTCGGAAACGGCCACTGCGTGACTGACGGGCCGTTTGCCAACTCGACTCGTAACTGGCAAGCAGAAGAAATAGGAAGCCAATTCAAAATATCGCGCAACCCACACTGTCTCAGCCGGGGGTTTCAGATTGGTGatgcaaagaagaagcttcAGGCGAGAGTAACACCGGAAAGTATCAAAAGTATACTGGAACAAGATTCCTACGCCGAATTCTTCAAGGAATTAGAGGACCATGCGCACAACGCGATCCCGCAATTTATAAGAGGTGACTTTCTGTTGCAGACAGCACCAAATG ACCCTGTCTTCTACTTGCATCATGCCCAAGTAGACCGGTTATGGTGGTTATGGCAACGAAGAAATAATGGTTCTCGCATGTGGCAGTACCACGGCCCCAACTCTAATGTAAGATTGGACGAAACTAACCAGAATAATTCGGCGAGCTTGGAAGATGTTATATCTCTAGGCAAGTTTGGAAAGACAGTCGCCGTTAGAGATGTAATTA CCCTCGACGCAAAACGAGATGCAAAACAGTGGGCTGCCTCATCCGGGGACGGAGACTTAGATGATAAAGGGGCAGAGGCGGAAGCAAACGAGATGGGAGCCTTTGGTGGCGCATCATTCCGGGGCGATAAC GAGATGGCTCTCTCGTCACCTGATGACCTGAATAGCTTCAGACTGGGAGACGAGGGCGGAAGAAGTAGGGCTATCTTAGCAGTGGATGAAATTCCCCGACAGTTTCAAGTTTGGGCCATAAAATCACAGGAGGCCAGTGCTTCCAAGGAGATCGAGAGAATGATACAGGGCATTCAAGGAAGCCATGAAGCGAAAGACGGCTCTAGACAGGCCGCGGAGCACGCTGATATCGAGGGCCGGGACACAGGACTATTAGCTCGTGTTTGCCTAGGGCCATTGACATTTTACATGGAGGCCGGGCTTAAACAGGCCGCAGG ACAGCTGGATCGAATACGATCTGGCGAAAGTGGGAAAAACAAGGGCCAGCACTGCCAAGTTATTAGGGGTGAAGGAGGCACGGGCAAATCTCGCATAATCCAAGCCCTTGTTGCACTTTTTGAAGAGAATGGCATGTTAAACAAGATCATTGTCACGGCCACGTCAGGAGCCGCTGCTGCTTAA
- the TRYP_19 gene encoding Trypsin — MVLKAAIPLAVAFSTVLAAAATINKRIYLGEEAKEGEFPFIVRLHYEDPTLLCGGSLLDSTTVLTAGHCQPKRVTSNKDSGGVVAEVESVVVHPDYKRFIGEVNNDIAILKLSTPIQESEIISYAKLPASGSSPVIGSIAVAAGWGTTGPLSKGDVSDKLLKVAMPIVDINSDSCKASSAVQLPDTKVCAVGGGDTGKGDSGGPLIDQETGQLIGIVSIGPRYTRISSYIRFIDDVNNGINGVDPRHVTG; from the exons ATGGTACTCAAGGCTGCTATTCCACTAGCTGTCGCGTTTTCTACTGTTttggcagcagcggcaactATTAATAAGAGAATTTATCTCGGagaagaggccaaggagggTGAATTTCCATTCATCGTCCGTTTACACTACGAAGATCCTACTCTTTTATGTGGAGGCAGTTTATTGGATAGTACTACAGTTCTTACTGCTGGTCATTGCCAGCCTAAACGTGTTACTAGC AACAAGGACTCCGGAGGAGTAGTCGCAGAAGTCGAATCCGTAGTAGTCCACCCGGATTACAAGAGGTTTATCGGCGAGGTGAACAATGATATTGCTATCTTGAAATTATCAACACCTATTCAAGAGAGCGAGATAATTAGCTACGCGAAGCTGCCTGCAAGCGGCTCAAGCCCTGTAATTGGCTCCATCGCCGTAGCTGCCGGCTG GGGTACAACCGGGCCTCTTAGCAAGGGTGATGTGTCTGACAAACTTCTCAAGGTTGCCATGCCTATTGTCGATATCAATTCCGATTCTTGTAAAGCCTCTTCTGCTGTACAGCTTCCGGATACAAAAGTGTGCGCTGTTGGTGGGGGGGATACAGGCAAAGGCGACAGCGGCGGTCCTCTTATTGACCAGGAAACAGGACAATTAATCGGCATCGTGTCGATCGGACCCCGTTATACTAGGATTAGCAGCTACATCCGGTTTATTGACGATGTTAATAACGGGATTAACGGGGTTGATCCGCGCCATGTAACGGGCTAG